In a single window of the Elaeis guineensis isolate ETL-2024a chromosome 8, EG11, whole genome shotgun sequence genome:
- the LOC105049534 gene encoding uncharacterized protein: MAEVTTPYSTHPFPPPPSTNPCHLLPFTSMSIQGQLLEVTVVSCSKLKDTEWISRQDPFVCLEYATTKFRTRTCTDGGRNPCFQEKTMIPLIEGLREISVGVWNSNTITYDDFIGSGRVQLQRVLSQGYDDSSWSLQSKSGKYAGEVKLIMHYANAGKAQKPSKAEAPMMGYALTAPVYNPATQYAPPYAPLQSMAAPSYPPTGAYPAATPYPAAYPPPPCLPPANPAPYQPAAYPPPMPPAYRTAAYPPTETYPPAIYPPPPQAQLCYPPAPYRGVYPPPPY; this comes from the exons ATGGCTGAAGTCACAACCCCTTATTCCACTCATCCCTTCCCACCACCACCAAGTACCAATCCTTGTCATCTCCTTCCCTTTACATCCATGTCAATCCAAGGCCAGCTTCTTGAGGTCACAG TGGTTAGCTGCAGCAAACTGAAAGACACAGAGTGGATATCGCGGCAGGATCCCTTCGTCTGCCTTGAATACGCCACGACGAAGTTCCGCACCAGGACCTGCACAG ATGGAGGCAGGAACCCTTGCTTTCAGGAAAAGACTATGATTCCCCTCATCGAAGGCCTCCGCGAGATCAGCGTCGGTGTCTGGAACAGCAACACCATCACCTACGACGACTTCATCGGCAGTGGCAG GGTCCAGCTGCAGAGGGTCCTCTCTCAAGGCTATGATGACTCTTCTTGGTCACTCCAATCTAAATCTGGAAA GTACGCTGGCGAGGTAAAACTCATCATGCATTATGCAAATGCAGGCAAAGCACAA AAACCTTCCAAGGCTGAAGCTCCAATGATGGGCTATGCACTGACTGCTCCTGTGTACAATCCAGCAACTCAGTATGCTCCTCCTTATGCACCCCTGCAATCAATGGCTGCTCCTTCTTACCCTCCGACAGGCGCTTACCCTGCAGCAACTCCTTACCCAGCAGCATATCCACCCCCACCATGTCTGCCACCTGCTAATCCTGCTCCTTATCAGCCAGCAGCATACCCTCCTCCAATGCCACCAGCATATCGAACTGCAGCATATCCACCCACTGAAACATACCCACCAGCCATTTACCCCCCTCCACCACAAGCCCAACTCTGTTATCCACcag CACCTTACCGAGGGGTCTATCCACCACCACCATATTGA